One Vicinamibacteria bacterium genomic region harbors:
- a CDS encoding MarR family transcriptional regulator → MEHRILVALRRIIRAVDQHSRTLAQRYGLTGPQIVVLQELVRSGTLATGELARRIHLAQGTVSEILERLEERGLVERKRSSEDKRRMDCTTTPTGAALLASKPSLLQERFVSELQRLSDWERSFLLSALQRVADMMHAEGGAGALLTTGPATATAEQTVEFLTEKTQPPSSG, encoded by the coding sequence ATGGAGCACAGGATCCTCGTGGCCCTGCGGCGCATCATTCGTGCCGTGGATCAACACTCCCGCACCCTGGCGCAACGCTATGGCCTGACCGGCCCGCAAATCGTCGTGCTCCAAGAGCTGGTGCGCTCGGGAACTCTTGCGACCGGGGAGCTGGCGCGCCGCATCCATCTCGCTCAAGGCACCGTCTCGGAGATCCTCGAGCGACTGGAGGAGCGCGGCCTGGTCGAGCGAAAGCGAAGCTCGGAGGACAAGAGACGAATGGATTGCACCACCACTCCCACGGGGGCGGCGCTCCTGGCCAGCAAGCCTTCCCTTCTCCAGGAGAGGTTCGTGAGCGAGCTCCAAAGGCTCTCGGACTGGGAGCGTTCGTTCCTTCTCTCGGCTCTTCAACGCGTGGCCGATATGATGCACGCCGAGGGTGGGGCTGGTGCACTCCTGACGACGGGCCCCGCCACGGCTACCGCGGAGCAGACTGTGGAGTTTCTTACCGAGAAAACGCAGCCCCCCAGTTCCGGTTAG
- a CDS encoding VOC family protein, translated as MPETVEASTSFRPRRLGHANLWVTDLRRSEAFYNQVCGLTIEFWEPDLCATFLGTGNTPHDLGMIETTRGKARYGRNGLLQIPEGVGVNVGLGHLAWELENEMELVEGYRRARTEEVRLDITVDHQVAHSVYLFDPDDNYMEYYCDTVKCWREVLHGEMELITSAWDPEQAQPFSEGRYENDPDIRVVAEAAIHPMRVTHAVLMSRELDRLASFYRTVGGLKEVYRGDQVVYLQGSVTTSPYHLAIWRGSDAGAGYHHVSFELANEEALEKAVNDLGKRGIGIAHRIDDDRKRSIFLADPDGLLSEYTVRRSERFSDGASSPFLV; from the coding sequence ATGCCTGAAACTGTCGAAGCCTCGACGAGCTTTCGTCCTCGACGCCTCGGTCACGCGAACCTCTGGGTCACGGACCTCAGGCGCTCGGAGGCTTTCTACAACCAGGTCTGCGGGCTGACCATCGAATTCTGGGAGCCCGATCTGTGCGCCACTTTTCTCGGAACGGGAAACACGCCGCACGACCTCGGCATGATCGAGACCACCCGCGGGAAGGCGCGCTATGGAAGAAACGGTCTCCTTCAGATCCCCGAGGGCGTCGGGGTGAACGTCGGTCTCGGACACCTCGCCTGGGAGCTCGAGAACGAGATGGAGCTGGTCGAGGGATACCGGCGCGCCCGGACCGAAGAGGTCCGCCTCGATATCACCGTCGATCATCAGGTTGCTCACAGCGTGTATCTCTTCGACCCCGACGACAACTATATGGAGTACTACTGCGATACGGTGAAGTGCTGGCGCGAGGTGTTGCACGGCGAGATGGAGCTCATTACCAGCGCGTGGGATCCGGAGCAGGCGCAGCCGTTCTCCGAGGGCCGTTACGAGAACGATCCGGACATTCGCGTCGTCGCCGAGGCCGCGATCCATCCGATGCGCGTGACGCATGCGGTCCTGATGAGTCGCGAACTCGACCGACTCGCCTCTTTCTACCGGACGGTCGGCGGACTGAAGGAGGTGTACCGCGGCGACCAGGTCGTCTACCTCCAGGGCAGCGTGACGACCAGCCCTTATCATCTGGCGATCTGGCGTGGTTCCGATGCAGGGGCGGGATATCACCACGTTTCGTTCGAGCTCGCGAACGAGGAAGCTCTAGAGAAAGCCGTGAACGACCTTGGGAAACGCGGTATCGGTATCGCGCATCGCATCGACGACGACCGCAAGCGGAGTATCTTTCTCGCGGACCCGGATGGCCTCCTCTCCGAGTACACCGTCCGTCGCTCCGAGCGTTTTTCCGACGGGGCCTCGTCGCCGTTTCTCGTTTGA
- a CDS encoding winged helix-turn-helix domain-containing protein — translation MVSDEIRAFGKFRFHPATGELFAGDERIEIQHQPARVLAILTERPGTLVSREEIRRALWGNGTFVDFDRNLNYCVRRIRVALGDSPRSPGFLQTIPKRGYRFLAPVVTCEERQQPRRQTRRSSWRLSVAAATFILGLLGGAMTGELYASSPLHRRVVDWLHQRLAIPAEGCPWSEDKS, via the coding sequence ATGGTGTCGGACGAGATCCGGGCATTCGGCAAGTTTCGATTCCATCCCGCGACCGGTGAGCTCTTTGCCGGCGACGAGCGGATCGAGATTCAGCACCAGCCCGCCCGGGTGCTCGCGATTCTCACCGAACGGCCGGGTACGCTGGTTAGCCGCGAGGAGATCCGGAGAGCCCTCTGGGGGAACGGCACGTTCGTGGACTTCGACCGCAACCTAAACTATTGCGTTCGCCGTATCCGCGTTGCCCTCGGCGACTCACCACGATCGCCGGGTTTCCTGCAGACGATCCCCAAACGGGGCTATCGTTTTCTCGCTCCAGTCGTCACCTGCGAGGAACGACAGCAGCCGAGACGTCAGACGAGGAGAAGCTCTTGGCGGCTCTCCGTGGCGGCGGCCACCTTCATCCTGGGCCTTCTCGGGGGCGCGATGACGGGTGAGCTGTACGCCTCGAGCCCTTTGCACCGGCGTGTGGTCGACTGGCTCCATCAGCGACTCGCCATTCCCGCCGAGGGCTGTCCCTGGAGCGAAGACAAGAGCTAG
- a CDS encoding ADOP family duplicated permease — MLSSLSALLLDARFGFRSITRRAGLAALAALTLAVGLASTMTAFSLVNALLLRPHPFAGLDRLLVLREHRTGSSQEFLRLTPSDYLELKGEMRTLDEVAAYRFSELNLSGDGVPEAVRAFYVSGELFSILGVPPARGRVLSPEDSRGGNERSAVLSFGLFQRRFGGEPGVVGSEIFLSGAAHTVVGVMPQDINFPRGVDVWIPLTLSVEESVDRTTPSLSVLARLGPGVSLEAARLELESFGERLSGRYPETHRERRFGLLRLREEQYVYTLPMFGMLQIASFLVLVLAAFNVSNLVVVWRVASAADVAIRAALGAPRARLLQQSFLECLVIAAAAFLGALPLSFGATELVRNAMPQGIATFVSGWRDIRLDAESVVTGFAVAILLTFVLSGVGAAGSAAQPFLDALSARARGVTGGRRSRLRGGLVGAQIALALVLLSGAVWLLRGFEQQMNVFSKLEPSGILAGRVSLPRNRYPEPPDTASFFERLLGVSAELPRATSVALVTNLPASNVPNEEVFFSIEGHEPATEGETPRSDLQVVGGAFFDLFRVPLLRGRVLDASDDRDAPPAVVVSETWLRRYLPDEEAVGRRVRLGPREAEGEWRTIVGVVGDLRQNWFDPEPRPVFYLSYLQSPRSRMRICIRSRTEGYELVAPLREKVASVDPHQALAEPTTLEDEIADSLAPLRIIGVMLLFFAVVALALAATGVYAVVSTSVAERRRELGLRMALGAHPPQVLRQIIRQTLGLALMALGPALPVTFGLNVLLAGRLFGVVVVSPLTLLVAGALLTVIAAAAAYVPARTATRLDPVDALRSQ, encoded by the coding sequence ATGCTTTCTTCACTCTCTGCTCTTCTTCTCGACGCGCGATTCGGTTTCCGGTCCATCACGCGGCGCGCGGGGCTCGCCGCCCTAGCTGCGCTCACGCTCGCCGTCGGACTCGCCAGCACCATGACCGCTTTCAGCCTGGTGAATGCCCTCCTCCTTCGACCTCATCCCTTCGCGGGGCTCGACAGGCTCCTCGTGCTGCGGGAGCATAGGACGGGAAGCTCCCAAGAGTTCCTTCGCCTCACGCCGAGCGATTACCTGGAGTTGAAGGGAGAAATGAGGACGCTCGACGAGGTGGCCGCCTACCGGTTTTCCGAGCTCAACTTGAGCGGCGACGGAGTTCCCGAGGCCGTCCGCGCGTTCTACGTGAGTGGGGAGCTGTTCTCTATCCTGGGGGTCCCCCCCGCGCGAGGGCGCGTTCTCTCGCCCGAGGATAGCCGCGGCGGAAACGAACGCTCCGCAGTGCTGAGTTTTGGACTCTTTCAACGCCGCTTCGGTGGGGAACCGGGCGTCGTCGGCTCCGAGATCTTTCTCAGCGGCGCGGCCCATACCGTCGTGGGAGTGATGCCCCAGGATATCAACTTCCCGAGGGGCGTCGACGTGTGGATTCCGCTCACGTTGAGCGTGGAAGAAAGCGTCGATCGCACCACTCCGTCGCTTTCCGTCTTGGCGCGACTAGGTCCCGGGGTTTCGCTCGAGGCGGCGCGCCTGGAGCTCGAAAGCTTTGGAGAGAGGCTATCGGGCCGCTATCCCGAAACGCATCGCGAAAGACGCTTCGGCCTCTTGCGCCTCCGAGAAGAGCAGTACGTCTACACCCTTCCCATGTTCGGCATGCTCCAGATCGCGAGCTTTCTCGTCCTCGTCCTGGCCGCCTTCAATGTCAGCAACCTCGTTGTGGTTTGGCGGGTAGCATCGGCCGCCGACGTCGCGATTCGCGCCGCCCTTGGGGCTCCTCGCGCACGGCTGCTCCAGCAGTCGTTTCTCGAGTGTCTCGTCATCGCCGCCGCGGCGTTCCTCGGAGCGCTCCCGCTGAGCTTCGGCGCGACCGAGCTCGTCCGGAATGCGATGCCCCAGGGGATTGCAACTTTCGTCTCCGGCTGGCGAGACATCCGTCTCGACGCCGAATCCGTAGTGACCGGATTCGCCGTCGCCATCCTTTTGACCTTCGTCCTGAGTGGGGTCGGAGCCGCTGGCTCGGCAGCGCAACCGTTCCTCGACGCCCTATCGGCCCGAGCCCGTGGAGTCACGGGCGGCAGGAGGTCCCGACTTCGCGGCGGTCTGGTCGGAGCTCAGATCGCACTCGCTCTCGTCCTGCTCTCGGGGGCCGTTTGGCTTCTCCGGGGCTTCGAGCAGCAGATGAACGTTTTCAGCAAGCTCGAGCCCAGTGGAATTCTCGCCGGCCGCGTCTCTCTTCCCCGCAACCGTTATCCGGAGCCTCCGGACACCGCGAGTTTCTTCGAGCGCCTCCTCGGCGTCTCCGCGGAGCTTCCCCGAGCCACCTCGGTGGCGCTCGTAACGAACCTCCCAGCGAGCAACGTTCCCAACGAAGAAGTCTTCTTCTCCATCGAGGGTCACGAGCCCGCGACCGAGGGCGAGACGCCGCGCTCCGATCTCCAGGTCGTCGGCGGTGCCTTCTTCGATCTCTTTCGAGTGCCCCTCCTCCGGGGCCGCGTTCTCGATGCTTCCGACGATCGCGACGCACCCCCTGCCGTCGTCGTGAGCGAGACGTGGCTTCGGAGATATCTTCCCGACGAAGAGGCGGTGGGAAGAAGAGTGCGGCTCGGCCCACGGGAGGCGGAGGGAGAATGGCGAACCATCGTGGGCGTCGTGGGCGATCTCCGGCAGAACTGGTTCGATCCCGAGCCCCGACCGGTGTTCTATCTCTCTTATCTCCAGAGCCCACGAAGCCGAATGCGAATCTGCATTCGCTCGCGCACGGAAGGCTACGAGCTCGTCGCACCCCTGCGAGAAAAGGTCGCTTCCGTCGATCCGCACCAGGCGCTCGCGGAGCCCACGACGCTCGAAGACGAGATCGCCGACTCGCTGGCGCCGCTCCGGATCATCGGCGTGATGCTCTTGTTCTTCGCTGTCGTGGCACTCGCCCTCGCCGCCACCGGAGTCTACGCAGTCGTCTCCACGAGCGTCGCCGAGCGTCGTCGAGAGCTGGGCTTGAGGATGGCCCTCGGGGCTCACCCTCCGCAGGTACTCCGCCAGATCATTCGCCAGACGCTGGGGCTCGCCCTGATGGCCCTCGGGCCAGCGCTCCCCGTGACGTTTGGCTTGAACGTTCTCCTCGCAGGCCGGCTCTTTGGTGTGGTCGTCGTGAGTCCTCTTACGCTCCTCGTCGCCGGCGCTCTTCTCACCGTCATCGCCGCCGCGGCCGCCTACGTACCGGCTCGCACCGCGACCCGGCTCGACCCCGTCGATGCCCTACGATCGCAGTGA